In the genome of Nymphaea colorata isolate Beijing-Zhang1983 chromosome 9, ASM883128v2, whole genome shotgun sequence, one region contains:
- the LOC116260040 gene encoding uncharacterized protein LOC116260040: MAGGLEEQSQPLLHKISPSIPTTEGEIDSYHCPPFGFNHGPRRVRDLPFLFIFFILVACTFAFGVFCVAHRNPDYRKLGYFAFDNSTSSCVESSTIVDERGTCSWLNAANVVPKLLLEYLVSTLAITLALSTPLMLVLLRLLKNYAKQAVFLSLPLLVIIPLLVNVFWFITCTLSESCREAFPLALRIFVLVFVFGVVGVILYIILANWRSIDLTSKILGISVHALEENLGLLGVMPSLMFALLVFFAPVIFFLVFARFNGRIVPRSSGSYDEHLCVWKQDRWVPAYYALAIITMIWSMAMMIEAQVYMISGTVAQWYFAKDASMTRRRIRSSVRNAFGPSFGTVCFSGLLICVVRSVQNIIDSARREDATGINLVLQHCIEFLLSAIDFLNKFTIHFVAITGEGYCSASKMTYELLRRNLLSVGFVEVSTHMLLGIMFVISTIYAIMVCAILMTVSKLGTNVYIMAMHAWLLLFVVLSCFVYVLDNVINTIYVCFAIDRDKGEVSKHDVHQVYGLLTLTKRERLLLAGRTSLV; the protein is encoded by the exons ATGGCTGGTGGCTTGGAGGAGCAATCCCAGCCCCTTCTGCATAAGATTTCACCATCAATACCAACTACGGAGGGTGAGATCGATTCATACCATTGCCCACCCTTCGGCTTCAACCATGGGCCGAGGCGCGTCCGCgatctccctttcctttttatcttcttcatcttggTCGCCTGCACATTTGCCTTTGGCGTTTTCTGCGTTGCGCACCGGAATCCCGACTACCGGAAGTTGGGGTACTTCGCTTTCGACAACAGTACATCTTCCTGTGTCGAATCTTCGACCATTGTCGATGAAAGAGGAACATGTTCATGGTTGAATGCCGCCAACGTCGTGCCCAAGCTGCTTCTGGAATACCTGGTGTCGACCCTGGCGATCACTCTGGCGCTGAGCACGCCACTGATGTTGGTTCTTCTTCGGCTATTGAAGAACTACGCAAAGCAGGCGGTCTTCTTGTCGCTTCCACTCTTGGTGATCATCCCGCTTCTCGTTAATGTCTTCTGGTTCATCACTTGCACCCTTAGCGAGAGTTGTAGGGAAGCCTTTCCACTCGCGCTTCGCATCTTCGTGCTAGTGTTCGTTTTTGGAGTGGTGGGCGTGATTTTGTATATAATTTTGGCGAATTGGCGTAGCATTGACCTCACTTCGAAGATCTTGGGGATCTCGGTGCATGCTTTGGAGGAGAATCTCGGGTTGCTTGGCGTCATGCCGAGCTTGATGTTTGCTCTGCTCGTCTTCTTCGCGCCGGTaatattttttctggtttttgcACGGTTTAATGGCAGGATAGTTCCTCGATCGAGTGGTAGCTATGATGAGCACTTGTGCGTCTGGAAGCAAGACCGATGGGTGCCGGCATATTATGCACTGGCTATCATTACAATGATTTGGTCGATGGCGATGATGATTGAAGCTCAAGTGTATATGATCAGTGGAACTGTTGCACAATGGTACTTCGCTAAGGATGCTTCGATGACGCGCCGTAGGATTCGGAGTTCAGTCAG GAATGCATTTGGTCCTTCCTTTGGCACTGTCTGCTTTTCAGGCTTGTTGATCTGTGTTGTCCGCAGTGTGCAAAATATCATTGATAGTGCAAGACGAGAAGATGCAACTGGAATAAATCTTGTTCTACAGCATTGCATTGAATTCCTACTCTCAGCTATTGATTTTTTGAACAAGTTCACAATACACTTCGTAGCTATAACTGGCGAAGGCTATTGTTCTGCCTCTAAGATGACATATGAACTCCTTAGACGCAATCTTCTCTCGGTTGGCTTTGTTGAAGTCTCCACACATAtgcttttgggaatcatgtttGTTATATCAACGATCTATGCGATAATG GTCTGTGCAATATTGATGACTGTGAGTAAGCTGGGAACTAACGTATACATTATGGCGATGCATGCATGGCTGCTTCTCTTTGTGGTTCTTTCTTGCTTTGTCTATGTCCTAGACAATGTCATCAACACTATATATGTCTGCTTTGCCATAGACAGGGACAAAGGGGAGGTCTCTAAGCATGACGTGCATCAAGTGTATGGTCTACTTACTCTAACTAAGAGAGAGAGGCTTTTACTTGCGGGAAGAACTTCTTTGGTCTGA
- the LOC116260996 gene encoding thiosulfate sulfurtransferase 18-like produces the protein MAALQCDEAKESTIEVKAAKDVEAAAEHRSPDVCSHEATVNGDIAPKDVQVSGNSSSDDAANEVQPAGKSTVDVSKEATLLLSALSVKEPVASAQPAPPCSKETIVTVNVHAAKDLIASGHRFLDVRTKEEFSNGHLENSINVPFLFFTPQGREKNPKFLEEVSSICCKDDHIVVSCQTGNRGSMACTALLSADFKNVKNMGGGFEAWESNGFELKKPEDGSKM, from the exons ATGGCGGCCCTTCAATG TGATGAAGCCAAAGAAAGTACCATCGAAGTCAAAGCAGCAAAGGACGTAGAGGCTGCTGCCGAGCACCGTTCCCCTGATGTCTGCAG CCATGAAGCAACTGTCAACGGCGACATCGCTCCAAAGGACGTACAGGTTTCCGGGAACAGCTCCAGTGATGATGCAGCAAACGAAGTACAGCCTGCAGGAAAAAGCACCGTTGATGTCAG CAAGGAAGCAACGCTGTTGCTCAGCGCTCTCTCGGTGAAGGAACCGGTGGCTTCTGCGCAGCCGGCCCCGCCGTGCAG CAAAGAAACAATCGTGACGGTAAACGTCCATGCAGCCAAGGATCTAATAGCTTCTGGTCATCGCTTCCTTGATGTCAG GACCAAGGAAGAGTTTAGCAATGGACACTTGGAAAACTCCATCAACGttcctttcttgttctttaCACCTCAAG GCCGAGAGAAGAACCCTAAATTTTTGGAGGAGGTTTCATCTATTTGCTGCAAAGACGACCATATTGTTGTG AGCTGCCAAACTGGAAATCGTGGATCAATGGCGTGCACTGCTCTCCTCAGTGCG gaCTTCAAGAATGTCAAGAACATGGGAGGAGGGTTTGAAGCTTGGGAGAGCAATGGCTTTGAGCTGAAAAAGCCAGAGGATGGATCCAAAATGTAA
- the LOC116260717 gene encoding uncharacterized protein LOC116260717, which translates to MAISHNAMSMRIFWAAFFFFSFFLTVSLVVAFLFSLSLTVPFLSGGKDAIVTVNVHAARDLLASGYRLLDVRTKEEFAKGHVKDAINVPYLFFTPQGKQKNPRFTEEVSAIFSKNDPIVVICRNGVRSPRACNDLLKSGFKNLKNVGKGFASWVDNGLDLQVQQLSERESMAAEQHKEATSAKVNGSAETGSADISKLVCGRRFRDVSNEAVVTVNVYAAKDLLATGHSFLDVRTKEEFSKGHVKNAINVPYVCLTPRGREKNPTFLEEVSGVCSKDGHIIVSCNGGGRSSSASADLRNAGFKNVKSLGGGFRAWVDSGFDVESPEDETTR; encoded by the exons ATGGCTATTTCCCACAATGCTATGTCCATGAGGATTTTCTGggctgccttcttcttcttctctttctttctgacGGTTTCTCTGGTGGtcgccttcctcttctccctctccctgaCAGTTCCCTTCCTCTCCGGCGGGAAAGATGCCATCGTCACTGTCAACGTCCATGCTGCAAGGGATCTTCTTGCTTCTGGTTACCGCTTACTTGATGTTAG GACCAAGGAAGAGTTTGCCAAGGGGCACGTGAAGGATGCCATAAATGTTCCTTATCTGTTCTTCACCCCTCAAG GTAAACAGAAGAACCCTCGATTTACAGAGGAGGTTTCTGCGATTTTCAGTAAGAACGATCCTATTGTTGTG ATCTGCCGAAATGGCGTTAGATCACCGCGTGCGTGCAATGATCTTCTCAAGTCG GGCTTCAAGAATCTGAAGAACGTAGGAAAAGGGTTTGCTTCTTGGGTAGACAATGGTCTTGACCTGCAAGTACAGCAA CTTTCTGAACGAGAATCCATGGCCGCCGAGCAGCA CAAAGAAGCAACGTCAGCCAAGGTCAACGGCAGCGCCGAAACGGGATCGGCTGATATAAG CAAGCTGGTTTGTGGACGCCGATTCCGTGATGTCAG cAATGAAGCAGTCGTAACTGTTAATGTCTACGCAGCAAAGGATCTACTTGCTACTGGGCACAGTTTCCTCGATGTTAG GACCAAGGAAGAATTTAGCAAGGGACATGTCAAGAACGCCATTAATGTTCCCTACGTATGCCTGACCCCTAGAG GCAGAGAGAAAAACCCTACGTTTCTGGAAGAGGTTTCAGGCGTTTGCAGTAAGGACGGCCATATTATTGTG AGTTGTAATGGTGGTGGTAGATCATCGAGCGCTTCCGCCGATCTTCGTAATGCG GGCTTCAAGAATGTGAAAAGCCTCGGTGGAGGGTTTCGTGCTTGGGTGGACAGTGGCTTCGACGTGGAAAGCCCAGAAGATGAAACCACAAGATga